Within Bos indicus x Bos taurus breed Angus x Brahman F1 hybrid chromosome 2, Bos_hybrid_MaternalHap_v2.0, whole genome shotgun sequence, the genomic segment GACTGCATGGAGCCAGTTCTCCCCGCAGGTccatcctcctctttctctctccccacagacCCGGTTTCCAGACACTCGCCATGGCCAGCCAGTCCAGATTCCTCTCCAGCCAGACACCAGTGGGCACCACTGCCTCAGCGCCAGAACCATCTACTTCTTTGGCAACCCTAAATACAGCGAGTTCTCCGAGCCTACCTGCTTCTTCCTGGAGGCCCCGGGTGAGTGCCAGGTGGTACAGAAGTGAGGACTTTCCCCCTGGGCCTTAGGATCTTCCTGGTGGTTAAGAGCCCAGGTCTAGAGACAGACTTGCCTCCATTAAAACCCCAGCTTCACCCCCGCTTGCTATGTATCTTTGGGCAGTTTAcataacttctctgaaccttgcTTTCCACCATCTGTAGGATGGGTttaattaggtttttttttttttttttttttttaagttttatgtattcatttattttggttgcactgggtcttcactgctgctagAGGTTTTTCTCTAGCTGCTGCAAGTGGGGCTGCTCTTTGTCGGGGCGCAGGAGCTTCTTGTTGCGGTGACTCCTCTCACTGAGGAGCCAGGCTCTAGAGGGTGGGCCTCGgtggttgtggtgtgcaggcttagttgtctcgaggcatgtgggatcgtcccagaccaggggttgaacccgtgtcacctgcgtgggcaggcagattcttaaccactggatcgccagggaagtcccgggttTATCCTTGTGAGAATTAAACAGGATGATGTATGTGAAGCCTCAGCTCAGATGCAACTGATAGACAGGAGCCCCACTTTCTCTAGTCGTTTTCTctagtcattatttttttcttcctaggaTCCAACTGGGCCCTCTTGTTGCTGCTACCATTTCTGCTTCCACTGCTGTTGGCTGTTGCCATAGGGCCTGTGATGTGGAAGACATTCAGGGAGAACCCCTGGTTTCagcagacaaagatgccacaggcCCTGGTATGGCAAATCTGGGGGTGTGGGACAGAGAGGGAGGGTTATCCAAGAGGAAGGAAGTGGAGCTAGACTTGGTAGATAGTTCAGGTAGAGTATTAAGATGGCCTAGACTGCAAAACGTCTATCTATCTACCCATCTAAATTTTCACCATTAGTGATTCATTCCTTTGGCACCAAATTAAAATAGCAGATATGCCTGGGAGGGACAAGTGCCTTAAGtccctttttaaaatagtttcatcTCTGGTAAGGATTTGTCAAGTGCCAAAAGCAGAACCCCCAGCCTTGGGACTCAGGAGAGATGCCgggaggggaggcggggagggtgGGATCAAAAGGAGACATCTTAAAAAGGTCCCAGCACTTTGTTCACCATCTAACCGAGGGTGTCTTACACAGGCAGACCCTGCAATTTCTTCATTGATCTGCTGGCTCACTCACTTAGAACCTGGGGCCACAgggacaagggaagcctggagaggtCAGATCTGTTCAGTGAAGGCCTGGGAAAGGAAGCTGAGTCATACATGGGGCTCGGGGTGCACTTGGGTTGTGTGGGAACTTTGAGGATGGGCTCTGAGTGTTTGCCAGACGGAAGTGTTTGACATTCCTGGGCCTGCAGGGAATTCCCACTAACTGGAGGACTACCTCTGTGTTAGACATATCCACACCTGCCCCATCCCTCTACCTTCCCGAGCATGCATGcgtgtgaagtcgcttcagtcatgtccgactcttggcgaccttatggaccatagccaccaggctcctctgtccaccttcCCGTTACATGGTAGATCACCAGCTCGACCTCCTGAAGCCAGCGCCTGCAACCTGGACGCTTTCTCTGGCCTCTGGTGCCCTCTGCCTGTGCACATCACAGGCTTCGTGTCCCAGGGAGTTCACGCCACcaccccctccatccctcccccgcTGGTGCTCTGAGGCCCGAGTGCTGCAGTGGCTCCAAGTCCCCAGCAAGGCTCAGCTCCAGCTGCCCTCGAGGTGACCTGATTCATCATACCCCGCTACGGGCTGCTGTGCTTTGCTGTCACTTCCCGGGATCACTTCCCAGAGAAACGACTTCCATTTGAATCCCTTGTCTATTTCCAGGGGAACCCAAATTAGAACAGTCATGCTTCCAGAAAGGCTGAATCTTCtgttcttctctcctctccccaaatCAGAGCTTCTCCGGACACAGACTCTGCGGGGCAACCTTTCAGCCCGGTGGCCCAGAGTGCCTGCACGACTTGATCGTATGTCCCCAAAAGGAAGTGACCAGAAGGGTCAGGCTGACCTCTAGAGTCAGGGCCCCAGCCCCCGTCCAGGCCAGACCAGAGAAGGACAGCGCTGAGGAGAAGGACGGTGAGGAGAGCACAGATGAAGAGGACCTGGATCCTGGCATCAGCTTCCAGCCCTATGTTGAACCGCCGCccttcctggggcaggaagccCAGAGCCCGGGGCCCACCAAGGCAGGAGAGCCCTGGACTCCTCTGGTCCAGGGGGAAGGGTCCTCTGCCTGCAGTTCTTCAGGCAGAAGCTGGGTCAGCACTGCGGGGTCCTCCTCCCCGTGGGATGAGGCTGGATCCTCGGGCTATTTGGCCAAGAAGGGGCCAGGCCAGGGGATGGGTCGGGAGGAACACCAGAAGCCTCTCCCACCACCCAAGGACTCCAGTTCCCTGGGAGAGCCCTCCAAAGACAACGTCTCCTCCTGGACCAGCTGGGGCTTATCATCACCAGGGCTGAATCTAGTCCCTGGAGAACCCCCAGTTTCTCTTCGGACACTGACCTTCTGCTGGGACAGTAGTCCTGAGGATGAtgagggggaggaagaagaggaggaagagggctgGAGGGAGTCAGAAAGTGAGGACAGCGGTGCTGGCAGCTGGGGGGCTAAGAGCCTCCAGAGGACCGAGGTCAGACCCTTGGGGCATTACTTGGCCAGGTGAGCTGTGCCTCCGAGTCTGGTTGCTGCTGAGCTTTCTGGGGACCCAAGACATCATCAAGACTTGAAATCCCGGGAGCATCATTGCTGGGGCAGCAGAGGGTCCTCAGAGCACCTCGGAGAACCCCAGCTATTAGAAGCCGTCCACCAGCCTGAGCCGTCAGAAGCCACCTGCCCTATGACCTGCTTGCTTTGCACCAAGCACCAGGAGGGGTGGAGACAAGAATGGGTGGAGGGCAGAGGTTGGTTGGGTGTAGATCACCCCACTGCCCCTGGGGTGATAGGCCAGCTGGAAAGATTATCTCTGGACACCGTGAAACGGGCAACGTCAGGTCCCAGCGGACATGAAGGCCGACAGCACAAGGGCCCATCCGGCTTTGGGGAGAGAAGGACTTGGAGCGCACCTGGTGGAGCGGAGACTCGCAGCTTTCTCCAGCATCCGCTGGGCTTCCGCCTCCGCAGAACTCAGCCTTCTGGTTTATGAGTTCCCTAGGGTGGGCCCCGGTGAAGAAAAATCTAGTTGGCCGAGGGTGttggagaggcagaggaaggggaagggcGTCGTCATTGAAGGCCCAGTCTCTGAGTCACGCGTTTCACAATCTAGAAtatcagacagacctgggtccAGATCCCAGCCCTGCCATTCACCAGTTGTGTGGCCGGCGGGGAGACACCCTCCTCCTCTGTGCCTGAGTCTCCCCACCGCAGCTACCCCCTGGGTCGTGGCGAGAGGTCCGACAGACGCGTGGTGCCTGCCGCATCGTTGGCACTCATCACGCGGTGACCAGAGAATTCTCCCATCCACCCAGGCTCCGGGCGGGTGTGGGCACCACTGGGCATCTCCCACCTGTGACCCCAAACTCAGAGTGACTGGCTTCTCACTCCAAGTCTCCCACCTAcctcctgcccccactgcccCCCGTCTTGTGGTCAGGAAACTGAGTTCTCAAAAACTGAAGCCCAGTCAGGGGCGTCTCTGGTCCCTCTCCCTTTTCATGGCAAAGAGCCAAATGGTGCACTGTCTAGGGAGTCTGATTAATGGTGGTGGGGAGCAGCCCAGCAGGGAACTGGGCCCCGGGCCTGTGATCCCCAGCTTAGCACTTTAGACCCTTCAGTTGCCCATTCTGGTTGTAAAGGTGTCCCATTTCCCTTCCGATTTTGAGAAACCACTGTCTCTGGAAACAGGTTCTTGCCCGGGGGTAGTGATGGATGTTCTCAAACAACTGATTCGGTAACCTAATTTTGTCAGCTTTGTGGCCCTGCAAGAACCACAGAGATCAGAGCAAACCTTGCCTCTGCCATTTCACCTGCCAGGACTTAATACATTTTTCCATTGATgcaaaaaacatcttcataagCTTTGTAGCCACAGGGCTGTGCTGTTTAGAAGTCAGCATAAAGGTATAGCATTGAGAGAATGATCTGGAAAAGCTTCTCAAACTTCCAGGGCTTCTCAAACTGTGCTCCCGAAAGACCTGGGCTTCACAGGAAGAGGAGTCTCAATCTCAGGGGAAGCTAGAGGTTCCCCCAGGTTCAACCAGAGCAGCCTCCCCAGACCCCTCATTTTTCTCCAGCACTCTCCACGTGCAATGGTGCTTGGGAGTCTCCACTGCTAAAGAAAAAATTAGCAAACCCCCTTTGAAGTTGAAAATCCTGTCTTCTGTTTCAGATGAGGAAGCGGAAATGTTGACTTCACTGTATACGTCGCTAAGAGTGAGGTTGGGTCTCTGGCCCGCCTGGGCAACCCCGATCCCCTTGGCCATGTAAACAGTACCAAGGTCTCGGCAAGGGGCACGGGGTTGCAGGGGCCTTCCCCACTGCTGGGAGGCATGCACACGCTTGCGTGCCCAGGCACACACACGTGCCTGTCTGCAAGGGTTTCTCTCCCATGAGGCTTGTCTGCATCCATCATGcaacacaggagaagaaaaaCGAGCTGTGCCTGTGGCACTGGGGAAGGCCCAGGGCCAGTTCCCAGGGAAATACCCAGACCAAGCCCGGTGTCCTTTCTGGAACCTGTCGAGCTGCTTCAAGGAGGTAATTCCAAGTCCCTAAAAGCTATCATCACTGTTGTCTTAGGCTGGTGTCAAGTAACTAACCACTGTATTCTGAAACCTTGTGtgttttctaagtatttttttcaaagtttaattTCTGACATAGGCTGAACCTTCCTTGAATTCTAAAAGTCCAGCTCCTTCATGGTCATTAGGTTATAAACAAAAAACTATGGGCAGCATTAGGAAAGAACATGCTGGCCAGTATTATCATTTGTTAGGTGTAGTCAGCACTGAACTGTTTACAAAGCCCTTTCATAAACTCATTGGCCAGGAACTGCATAGCTTGAGCTCCAAAGCCACATGTGAAGGACAACGGGGGTGGAGTAGGCGATGCCCTAAGTAAAAGCAACATTCCGATTCTTTAGGGTACTGAGAAGTTTATATGTTGCTCTgagatatttgtatttatttctagctttattttatgtttatatcatatttaaataatttcctaATGTTTGTTGGGACCTACCCTAAACTGTTTTAAATAAAGAGCtctatttttagagaaaaaggcaaaaTCGAATGGAAAAGTGTGTGCTCTTATTTCTCAAAGGCTTTTCACCAGTCTTGACTGTTAAGACtagagtaagtcccctacatacgaatgTGTTCCATTCTGAAAGCACATTGGTAAGTCCAATTTTTTCATTAAGTCCAAagaagttagcctaggtacccagctaacacTATCCGctatactgtactgtaatagatttataatattTCTCATACAAATAATGCATACAAACAAAcacaagaaagtaaaatatatttcaccttacagtacagtaccttgaagcTTCCcgagtggcacagtggtaaagaatctgcctgccaatgcaggagacccagaagacGAGGatccggaagattccctggagcaggaaacggcaacccgctccagtattcttccttaaagaatggacagaggagcctggtgggctacagtctatggggtctcaaagaatcagacacaactgagaactcATGCACAGTACCTTGAAATGTACAACCGCTGGCATACAGGGCTGGTATCGAGTGGACAGGAAAAAGAACTACTGactggaagagagagaggagatgggaggtggtagagctgaaggattgtcagcaatAGGCGATGGAGGGCATGCTGCAGTTTCGCTTATGTCTGACGCTGATGGCATAGGTTGTGGTTCCTTGCTGGAATCAGATGCATGTTCGCAACTTTGAAAGGTCACAGTTTGAAGATTCATATGTAGGGGCTTTCCTGGATAAGGTCCTCGGTTGGGTCCCCAGCAGCAGACCAGAGACAAGGACTTGGGGGTATACAGCAGTGCAGTGATTTCAGAAAGCACCAACAGGAGAGtggaagagagggaggggaggcagcCAGCCCAGGCACAATCAGACAGGTAAGGCCTCTGAGCAAGTGGGACTCAGTCTTCCCAGGGAGCTTTGGGAGTTCAGTATTGGGCCCTCTGGATATGTTCCACTACCAGGGACAGGAACTGGGGAATTTATCCACCAACCCCCAACAGTCCTGTGTAGAGAGCCACTCCCTCCCAGAGAGGTGCGGGTACTTGCAATTGGAATCCATCAAACTGAGTGCACAAGAAGACTGCTCCAGTGCGGCCAGAGCTGTGCCTACCACCCC encodes:
- the IFNLR1 gene encoding interferon lambda receptor 1 — its product is MTGARRWAPLLLCLLQSAPGRPLLAPPQNVTLLSRDFSVYLTWLPGPGNPQNVTYFVAYQSFAPPRRWRRVKKCAGTKELVCSLMCLEKQDLCNKFKGRVQAVSPSARSPWVESKFMDYFFEVEPAPPVLVFNQTEEILIVNATYQLPHCLPQPDMNYEVNFWKEGTKNKTRFPDTRHGQPVQIPLQPDTSGHHCLSARTIYFFGNPKYSEFSEPTCFFLEAPGSNWALLLLLPFLLPLLLAVAIGPVMWKTFRENPWFQQTKMPQALSFSGHRLCGATFQPGGPECLHDLIVCPQKEVTRRVRLTSRVRAPAPVQARPEKDSAEEKDGEESTDEEDLDPGISFQPYVEPPPFLGQEAQSPGPTKAGEPWTPLVQGEGSSACSSSGRSWVSTAGSSSPWDEAGSSGYLAKKGPGQGMGREEHQKPLPPPKDSSSLGEPSKDNVSSWTSWGLSSPGLNLVPGEPPVSLRTLTFCWDSSPEDDEGEEEEEEEGWRESESEDSGAGSWGAKSLQRTEVRPLGHYLAR